In one window of Leptidea sinapis chromosome 31, ilLepSina1.1, whole genome shotgun sequence DNA:
- the LOC126974102 gene encoding Golgi resident protein GCP60: MKVNTEKIPLETDQGIIESEERRWGLPLKEVYKHGLLFYKDKEGKAMHLSYEDKLKLVAYTQQTAHGPLDVNSVPPLGVLDVIGRDRRAAWQALGHMSQIQAMAGFIHTLDRLCPSFRPYIEAIQKDFEDKKEQEVKKEQQLKNHKELEDRVLLERDSHNSAKLTEEEQVQRVKDALNAQSYEQFYEYAQQQFPDNVDHQAVLIRQLQDKHYQEYIQQLAVDERLAKSHINFNEEDTFETNDAKKDCNSNDTDIIDSKEIQVSDQFESEYKEDSRGGDSEPDDGLPGIDEARMWCRGSVEVFKQSARDNGGTLTVAHGETVTVRVPTHSTANAICWEFATDYYDIGFGLYFEWSKSPTSEVTIHVSESDEEGDCDDDEYPDEEYTIEGNSRDPEMGRGKHLVVHTRPMVSLVVPIYRRDCHTEVYAGSHTYPGEGVYLLKFDNTYSLWRSKTLYYKVYYTQ, from the exons ATGAAAGTGAATACAGAGAAAATTCCACTTGAGACTGATCAAGGGATTATTGAGAGTGAGGAACGAAGGTGGGGTCTACCACTGAAAGAAGTGTACAAACACggcttattattttacaaag ataaGGAAGGCAAAGCAATGCATCTGAGCTATGAAGATAAGTTGAAATTAGTAGCTTACACTCAACAAACGGCTCATGGGCCATTAGATGTGAACTCTGTGCCACCATTGGGAGTGTTGGATGTTATTGGGAGAGACAGAAGAGCGGCATGGCAGGCATTAGGACATATGTCACAAATTCAAGCAATGGCTGGCTTCATACATACATTGGATAG ACTGTGCCCATCATTTCGACCATACATAGAAGCGATACAGAAGGACTTTGAAGACAAAAAGGAGCAAGA GGTAAAAAAAGAGCAGCAGCTAAAGAACCATAAAGAGCTGGAAGATAGAGTTTTGTTAGAAAGGGATAGCCATAATAGTGCAAAACTAACTGAAGAAGAGCAAGT GCAAAGAGTAAAAGATGCACTTAACGCGCAATCATACGAGCAGTTCTATGAATATGCCCAGCAACAGTTTCCCGATAACGTGGACCACCAGGCTGTCCTCATCAGGCAACTCCAGGACAAACATTACCAAGAGTATATTCAACAGTTGGCCGTTGATGAAAGATTAGCCAAGTCACACATTAACTTTAACGAAGAAGACACGTTTGAAACGAATGATGCTAAAAAGGACTGCAACTCAAATGATACTGATATAATTGATAGCAA GGAAATTCAGGTTTCAGATCAATTTGAAAGCGAGTATAAAGAGGACTCCAGAGGTGGGGATTCCGAGCCggatg aTGGTCTACCCGGAATAGACGAGGCGCGTATGTGGTGTCGGGGTTCCGTTGAAGTGTTCAAGCAGTCAGCTCGCGACAATGGTGGAACTCTGACGGTCGCTCACGGTGAAACTGTCACCGTGCGGGTGCCAACTCACAGCACCGCTAACGCCATCTGTTGGGAGTTTGCCACTGACTACTATGACATAG GATTTGGTCTGTACTTCGAGTGGAGCAAGTCGCCGACGTCAGAAGTGACAATCCACGTCTCGGAGTCTGATGAAGAGGGGGATTGTGATGATGACGAGTATCCTGATGAAG AGTACACAATAGAAGGCAACTCTAGAGACCCAGAAATGGGGAGAGGCAAGCATCTAGTGGTACACACACGACCTATGGTCAGCCTAGTTGTACCAATCTACAGGCGCGACTGCCATACTGAG
- the LOC126973986 gene encoding GATOR complex protein NPRL3 codes for MEVNPLNIFFVKSDSKGDRLLFRYPYTLENKDERKQEKCGRHNPYAIHITEDLLQNPQSQTSNICKGQLSGFTDEMLSTLFAVKAELCNRKFELKVNDVRFVGHPTLLPYRTNKDDTAAMILINIVFALQASASHSIVKCYYDLSKRLGKALRHEEKRCSYLTEEMKIMLAAHDELSTLDGEVNSGENDEENSRHSRSTLARSMKAVFEELSSTGIVQVRINKWVLLSFCLPQKAHQMHNKGLIIEPETIDKCVQRLRPYHGILLMVDPNDLLASIPLDSSQALLRLIKAYSPLKSLQTLAIEADISLTQAFQLTGHLVYWAKATVIYPLCEGNVYVVAPGANIHIHSQLVEEFAKEFPGLCLLQMLSEFSLPAPLWYVCRSGVSTGEWGPRGGVRGGAGGSGAGRLARRVAWLLRRRLLLQLHTYVQFNSPHWPRQRSHGHPEHVFVELSEIRGKTET; via the exons ATGGAAGTAAACCCATTGAACATATTCTTTGTGAAATCTGATAGCAAAGGTGACAGGCTGTTGTTTAGATATCCATACACTCTAGAGAACAAAGATGAAAGGAAGCAAGAAAAGTGTGGCCGCCACAATCCTTACGCCATCCACATAACAGAAGATCTTCTTCAAAACCCTCAGTCTCAAACATCAAATATCTGTAAAG GTCAACTAAGTGGCTTCACAGATGAAATGCTCTCTACATTGTTTGCTGTCAAAGCTGAGCTCTGTAATCGGAAATTTGAGCTCAAGGTTAATGATGTGAGATTTGTGGGACACCCAACACTACTTCCTTATAGAACAAACAAGGATGATACCGCTGCCATGATTCTCATCAACATTGTATTTGCCTTGCAAGCATCTGCCAGTCAttcaatag TTAAGTGCTACTATGATTTGAGCAAAAGGCTTGGTAAAGCATTAAGACACGAAGAGAAGAGGTGTTCCTATTTAAccgaagaaatgaaaataatg TTGGCAGCCCATGACGAATTATCGACATTAGATGGTGAAGTGAATTCGGGTGAGAATGATGAGGAAAACTCACGTCATTCG AGAAGTACGCTGGCCAGATCGATGAAGGCTGTTTTTGAAGAATTGAGTAGTACAG gaATTGTACAAGTTAGAATTAACAAATGGGTGCTACTTTCATTCTGTTTGCCACAAAAAGCTCACCAAATGCACAACAAGGGACTTATAATTGAACCAGAGACAATAGATAAATGTGTACAAAGACTAAGGCCATATCATGGGATTCTGTTAATG GTTGATCCAAACGACTTGCTGGCATCAATACCATTGGACAGTAGTCAGGCACTACTACGTCTAATAAAAGCTTACAGTCCCTTAAAGAGCTTGCAAACTTTAGCTATAGAGGCCGATATAAGTTTAACGCAG GCGTTTCAACTGACCGGTCACCTAGTGTATTGGGCAAAGGCAACTGTCATATATCCTCTGTGTGAAGGCAATGTATATGTGGTTGCCCCAGGAGCGAATATACACATACACTCGCAGCTGGTTGAGGAATTTGCGAAAGAATTTCCTGGTCTATGTCTCTTGCAG ATGTTGAGTGAGTTCTCGTTGCCCGCGCCGCTGTGGTACGTGTGCCGCAGCGGCGTGTCCACCGGCGAGTGGGGCCCGCGGGGCGGGGTGCGGGGCGGGGCCGGGGGGAGCGGGGCGGGACGCCTCGCCCGGCGCGTGGCGTGGCTACTGCGGCGCCGACTGCTGCTGCAGCTACACACCTACGTACAGTTCAACTCGCCGCACTGGCCGCGGCAACGATCACACGGACACCCCGAGCATG tgTTTGTTGAATTATCAGAAATAAGAGGAAAGACTGAGACATGA